The following are encoded together in the Thunnus albacares chromosome 7, fThuAlb1.1, whole genome shotgun sequence genome:
- the ldhd gene encoding probable D-lactate dehydrogenase, mitochondrial isoform X2 encodes MKKSATLDSILSAFRSVCGEDGVSLGDAVRQQHGKDESVHRCRPPDVVVFPRCVEEVSALTKVCHNHHLPIIPFGTGTGLEGGVSAVKGGVCFSLRNMDQVLDLHQEDFDVTVEPGVTRKALNAYLRDTGLWFPVDPGADASLCGMAATSASGTNAVCYGTMRENVINLEVVLADGTIIHTAGKGRRPRKTSAGYNLTNLFVGSEGTLGIITKTTLRLYGIPEAMVSAVCSFPSVQAAVDSTVQILQAGVPIARIEFLDDVMIDACNRFSSLSYPVTPTLFLEFHGSERSLEEQVNTTEDITQSNGGSDFQWARDAETRSQLWKARHDAWYAALALRPGCKAYSTDVCVPLSRLPQIIVETKEDLIKNRLTGPIAGHVGDGNFHCLMVVDPNDPEELHRVHLFTERLARRALAMDGTCTGEHGVGLGKRALLCEEMGPMSIQVMHCLKDALDPNNLMNPGKILLPREP; translated from the exons ATGTCGTCCGCCAGATGTGGTGGTGTTTCCTCGTTGTGTGGAGGAAGTCAGCGCCCTCACCAAGGTCTGCCACAACCACCACCTTCCTATCATCCCCTTTGGCACTGGAACTGGCCTGGAGGGAGGGGTCAGTGCAGTGAAG GGTGGTGTGTGCTTCAGTCTGAGGAACATGGACCAGGTTCTGGATCTCCACCAGGAGGACTTTGATGTGACGGTGGAGCCTGGAGTGACCCGGAAGGCCCTCAATGCCTACCTTCGAGACACTGGCCTCTGGTTTCCTGTTG ATCCTGGAGCTGATGCGTCTCTGTGTGGTATGGCTGCCACCAGTGCGTCTGGTACCAATGCAGTGTGTTATGGAACCATGAGAGAAAATGTCATAAACCTGGAGGTGGTGCTTGCTGATGGAACGATCATACACACTGCTGGGAAGGGTCGACGTCCCAG GAAGACTTCAGCAGGATACAACCTGACAAACCTGTTTGTGGGGTCAGAGGGCACCTTGGGGATCATCACCAAGACAACACTGCGTCTTTACGGAATCCCAGAGGCCATGGTGTCGGCCGTTTGCTCTTTTCCTTCCGTCCAGGCTGCTGTTGACAGCACTGTGCAGATTCTACAGGCTGGAGTTCCCATTGCTCGCATCG AGTTTCTAGATGATGTGATGATAGATGCTTGCAACAGGTTCAGCTCTCTATCCTATCCTGTGACCCCAACTCTCTTCCTGGAGTTCCACGGCTCTGAGCGGAGCCTGGAGGAACAAGTCAACACAactg AGGACATCACACAGAGTAATGGAGGCTCAGATTTCCAGTGGGCTCGAGATGCAGAAACACGAAGCCAGTTGTGGAAAGCTCGTCATGATGCCTGGTATGCTGCTCTGGCTCTGAGACCTGGTTGCAAG gcctACTCTACAGATGTGTGTGTCCCATTGTCTCGACTGCCTCAAATCATAGTGGAGACAAAGGAGGACCTGATTAAGAACAGACTTACAG GTCCCATAGCAGGTCATGTGGGTGATGGTAACTTTCACTGTCTGATGGTGGTGGACCCCAATGACCCAGAGGAGCTCCATAGGGTCCACCTGTTCACTGAGAGACTGGCCAG GCGAGCCCTAGCCATGGATGGTACATGTACGGGGGAGCATGGAGTGGGTTTAGGCAAGAGAGCGCTGCTGTGTGAGGAGATGGGACCTATGTCCATCCAGGTCATGCACTGTCTCAAGGATGCCCTCGATCCAAACAATCTGATGAATCCTGGGAAAATTCTGCTCCCAAGAGAACCTTGA